A genomic segment from Luteolibacter ambystomatis encodes:
- a CDS encoding Gfo/Idh/MocA family protein: MNTTQRRGFLKFLGGISASFAALPTLVAAADSANAPSRRSGAKYMGDFAAPKLDKVKVAIIGVGARGSGHASQLATIEGVDFVGICDLREDQVKKAEVKVKAKGHSPKLYGKNEDDWKRMLTETRPDAVFIATPWDHHAPMCIEAMKSGAHAFTEVPMAYTLKDLWDIIDTSEQTGRHCMMMENVNYGREELIYLNMVRQGVIGELLHGEAAYIHELRGQMEGGDSTGSWRTFQYAKRNGNLYPTHGLGPVAQYMNLARGEDNFGRLVSFSSPAKGRALYAQKSTKLSNPEFKNLKFEGGDINTSIIKTALGRTIMVQWDETSPRPYSRHNLIQGTKGTLAGFPNRMAIEGVTKTYHEWAQDLEDKDGKPVEGAQFWEEIASKYEHPYFKRMGELGKKMGGHGGMDFLMLYRIIECLRKGEALDQNVYEGAYWSAVGPLSEKSVAEDGSSQAFPDFTRGNWKTTKPLGIIA; this comes from the coding sequence ATGAATACCACCCAGCGCCGGGGCTTCCTCAAGTTCCTCGGCGGCATTTCCGCCAGCTTCGCCGCCCTTCCCACCCTTGTGGCTGCGGCTGACTCCGCCAACGCCCCTTCCCGCCGCAGCGGCGCGAAATACATGGGTGATTTCGCCGCTCCGAAGCTCGACAAGGTCAAGGTCGCCATCATCGGCGTCGGCGCCCGTGGTTCCGGTCACGCCAGCCAGCTCGCCACCATCGAGGGCGTGGACTTCGTCGGCATCTGCGATCTCCGCGAAGACCAGGTCAAGAAGGCCGAAGTCAAGGTGAAGGCCAAGGGCCACTCGCCGAAGCTCTACGGCAAGAACGAGGACGACTGGAAGCGCATGCTCACCGAGACCCGTCCGGACGCCGTCTTCATCGCCACCCCGTGGGACCACCATGCGCCGATGTGTATCGAGGCCATGAAGTCCGGCGCGCACGCCTTCACGGAAGTGCCGATGGCCTACACCCTCAAGGACCTCTGGGACATCATCGACACCTCCGAGCAGACCGGCCGCCACTGCATGATGATGGAGAACGTCAACTACGGTCGCGAGGAACTCATCTACCTCAACATGGTCCGCCAGGGCGTGATCGGCGAGCTTCTCCATGGCGAGGCCGCCTACATCCACGAGCTTCGCGGCCAGATGGAAGGCGGTGACTCCACCGGTTCCTGGCGCACTTTCCAGTATGCCAAGCGCAACGGCAACCTCTACCCGACCCACGGTCTCGGCCCGGTGGCCCAGTACATGAACCTGGCCCGCGGCGAAGACAATTTCGGCCGTCTCGTTTCCTTCTCCTCTCCCGCCAAGGGCCGCGCGCTCTACGCGCAGAAGTCCACCAAGCTCTCCAACCCGGAGTTCAAGAACCTCAAGTTCGAAGGTGGCGACATCAACACCTCCATCATCAAGACCGCACTCGGCCGCACCATCATGGTGCAGTGGGATGAAACCTCCCCGCGTCCGTATTCCCGCCACAACCTCATCCAAGGCACCAAGGGCACCCTCGCCGGGTTCCCGAACCGCATGGCCATCGAGGGCGTGACCAAGACCTACCACGAGTGGGCGCAGGACCTTGAGGACAAGGACGGCAAGCCTGTCGAGGGCGCGCAGTTCTGGGAGGAAATCGCCTCCAAGTACGAGCACCCCTACTTCAAGCGCATGGGCGAGCTCGGCAAGAAGATGGGCGGCCACGGTGGCATGGACTTCCTGATGCTCTACCGCATCATCGAGTGCCTCCGCAAAGGCGAAGCTCTCGACCAGAACGTCTACGAAGGTGCCTATTGGTCCGCTGTCGGTCCGCTCAGCGAGAAGTCGGTCGCCGAGGACGGCTCGTCGCAGGCGTTCCCGGACTTCACCCGCGGCAATTGGAAGACCACCAAGCCGCTCGGCATCATCGCCTGA
- a CDS encoding FUSC family protein, with amino-acid sequence MIGGKASPVAWKTLSRVLVPFQPSRRSIAFASRAVAASVLALGAVLALGYKEIAWAPITVWVLALPRRSMVLTKSLYRVLGTLIGAGMAFLMLPLESQPLLFMLLMSAWVALCAGTANLFRNYQAYVAQLAGFTAPIVAVLVYGHLGSIQEIAKERVVCVLLGIAASAVVTLLFSKRIQPRDVEIEARALAKQGVAWSAKVLEKTSPEPLAYNHGLLAQIADLNSFCENAAIESSAIRQRLGAIRRLVSAVLALVSSTRAVERLNAPADLERRGKAVRLLRAAAELIGKDDIPSGQAIAFRHLMPTDAVADDPAHAVETAWKRDRLEEIADGLDRIAAELDVIRTGPKTRHSAPPLVFHRDWAKAFSTGWRTLLACLVTGGLWIGLGWHGGAVAFIFTALATSIFGNHPLPTAGMRRFSIGVSAAAITFILWKALPFSATAGFSTTLGVVIALTFLGAIALANNVQPGMDYNANVSQLMLGPSAAATGAVAALFSGLDLLAGLGIAYAAFAWTADREARRGARLATSILADTRRLAQGRWQPHRHKWEATLYDRLYQSGLASAGSKACGDGLRHCLLGLDMGLEILRLRGLLGADSLNSSERPIVQDALRLLGGEIPDSQPLPFLELDALATRLTAESPGAATSSRYQAIGAMLAISRCLEQWRTPEPAGASHA; translated from the coding sequence ATGATCGGAGGCAAAGCTTCGCCGGTGGCATGGAAGACCCTTTCGCGGGTACTGGTTCCATTCCAACCGTCGCGGCGTTCCATTGCCTTCGCCTCGCGGGCGGTCGCCGCCTCCGTGCTGGCTCTCGGCGCTGTTCTTGCGCTGGGCTACAAGGAGATCGCATGGGCCCCCATCACCGTGTGGGTGCTGGCCCTGCCTCGCCGCAGCATGGTGCTCACGAAATCGCTCTACCGGGTGCTCGGCACCCTGATCGGCGCGGGCATGGCCTTCCTGATGCTGCCGCTGGAGAGCCAGCCGCTGCTGTTCATGCTGCTGATGTCGGCGTGGGTAGCGCTGTGCGCGGGCACGGCGAACCTGTTCCGGAACTACCAGGCCTATGTCGCCCAGCTCGCCGGATTCACCGCTCCCATCGTGGCGGTGCTGGTGTATGGCCACCTCGGCTCGATCCAGGAAATCGCAAAGGAACGCGTGGTCTGCGTGCTGCTGGGCATCGCCGCCTCCGCCGTCGTCACGCTGTTGTTTTCAAAGCGAATCCAGCCCCGCGACGTTGAGATCGAAGCCCGCGCCCTCGCCAAGCAGGGCGTCGCGTGGTCCGCCAAGGTGCTCGAAAAAACCAGCCCGGAGCCCCTCGCCTACAATCACGGGCTACTCGCCCAGATCGCGGATCTGAATTCCTTCTGCGAAAACGCCGCCATCGAATCCTCCGCCATCCGCCAGCGCCTCGGTGCGATCCGGCGCCTGGTCTCCGCCGTCCTCGCACTGGTGTCCTCCACCCGTGCGGTCGAGCGCCTCAATGCCCCGGCCGATCTGGAACGCCGCGGGAAAGCCGTGCGGCTGCTGCGGGCCGCCGCCGAACTCATCGGCAAGGACGACATCCCCAGTGGCCAGGCCATCGCCTTCCGCCACCTGATGCCGACCGATGCCGTGGCGGATGATCCCGCGCATGCCGTGGAAACCGCGTGGAAGCGGGACCGGCTTGAGGAAATAGCGGACGGCCTCGACCGCATCGCCGCCGAATTGGACGTGATCCGGACGGGACCGAAGACCCGTCATTCCGCTCCGCCGCTGGTCTTCCACCGCGATTGGGCGAAGGCCTTCAGCACCGGTTGGCGGACACTTCTCGCCTGCCTCGTCACCGGTGGACTTTGGATCGGGCTGGGCTGGCACGGAGGAGCGGTCGCCTTCATCTTCACCGCCCTCGCCACCTCCATCTTCGGCAACCATCCGCTGCCCACGGCGGGCATGCGGCGCTTCTCCATTGGCGTGAGCGCGGCGGCCATCACCTTCATCCTCTGGAAAGCACTGCCGTTTTCCGCCACCGCCGGATTCAGCACCACGCTCGGAGTGGTCATCGCGCTGACTTTCCTCGGGGCCATCGCTCTCGCGAACAACGTCCAACCCGGCATGGACTACAATGCGAACGTCTCCCAGCTCATGCTCGGTCCCTCCGCAGCGGCCACAGGTGCGGTCGCGGCCTTGTTTTCCGGTCTCGACCTGCTGGCCGGCCTCGGGATCGCCTATGCGGCCTTCGCCTGGACTGCGGATCGCGAGGCACGCCGAGGAGCACGGTTGGCGACGTCCATTCTTGCTGACACCCGCCGCCTCGCCCAAGGCCGCTGGCAACCCCACCGCCACAAATGGGAGGCCACCCTCTACGACCGGCTCTATCAGTCCGGCCTCGCCAGTGCCGGATCGAAGGCCTGTGGTGACGGCCTGCGCCACTGCCTGCTGGGACTGGACATGGGACTGGAGATCCTCCGCCTGCGGGGACTTCTGGGAGCGGATTCGCTCAATAGCAGCGAGCGCCCCATCGTGCAGGACGCGCTGCGCCTGCTGGGCGGGGAAATCCCTGATAGCCAGCCGCTTCCATTTCTGGAATTGGACGCCTTGGCCACCCGCCTGACGGCTGAAAGCCCCGGTGCCGCCACCTCCAGCCGCTATCAGGCGATCGGTGCCATGCTCGCCATCTCCCGCTGCTTGGAACAATGGCGGACTCCCGAACCGGCCGGGGCCTCTCACGCCTGA
- a CDS encoding SIMPL domain-containing protein, translated as MSSESAPVKSVRQVSLPFLSAVAIALGLAGSTFIAAGTWKEVRKKPEKNNIRITGSARKRIVSDLIQWSALVEAQGADRTAAYVALKGGTEKVVAFLKAQGVKAEEIQTESASITEEFDIIKEDKVLPGTNVPLRSERKESKGFKAKQVVTISSTNIPQIEKASREITTLLEQGVDVTSHDPNYYYTRLGELKLEMLAEAAKDARARAENILSSAGNTGVGKLVYADMGIININAANSTETSNEGNNDTTSRDKDIITIVHAEYEVK; from the coding sequence ATGAGCAGCGAATCCGCACCCGTGAAATCGGTCCGCCAAGTGTCCCTCCCTTTCCTGAGCGCGGTCGCCATCGCCCTCGGGCTGGCGGGTTCCACCTTCATCGCCGCCGGCACCTGGAAGGAGGTGCGGAAAAAGCCGGAGAAGAACAACATCCGCATCACCGGCTCCGCCCGAAAGCGGATCGTCTCCGATTTGATCCAATGGTCGGCCTTGGTGGAGGCGCAGGGTGCCGACCGCACCGCCGCGTATGTCGCTCTGAAAGGCGGCACCGAAAAAGTCGTCGCCTTCCTCAAGGCCCAGGGCGTGAAGGCGGAGGAAATCCAGACCGAATCCGCCTCCATCACCGAGGAATTCGACATCATCAAGGAGGACAAGGTCCTGCCCGGGACCAACGTGCCACTGCGGTCGGAACGCAAGGAGTCGAAGGGCTTCAAGGCCAAGCAGGTGGTCACCATCAGCTCCACCAACATCCCGCAGATCGAAAAAGCGTCCCGGGAAATCACCACTCTGCTCGAGCAAGGGGTCGACGTCACCTCGCACGATCCCAATTACTACTATACCCGCCTCGGTGAGCTGAAGCTGGAGATGCTCGCGGAAGCCGCGAAGGACGCCCGCGCCCGTGCCGAGAACATCCTCAGCTCCGCCGGCAATACCGGAGTGGGCAAGCTGGTTTACGCGGACATGGGCATCATCAACATCAATGCCGCGAACTCCACGGAGACCTCGAACGAGGGCAACAACGACACCACCTCCCGTGACAAGGACATCATCACGATCGTCCATGCGGAGTATGAGGTGAAGTGA
- the hrpA gene encoding ATP-dependent RNA helicase HrpA: MAVSHPALNYPAALPVVAHRDEIVAAIRAHPVVVVVSDTGSGKTTQLPKMVVEALGEDPRRIGCTQPRRLAAASVARRVAEELQTPLGGFVGYQVRFEEKISRETRIKFMTDGILLAETQGDRSLKQYGALILDEAHERSLNIDFLLGYLKGLLETRKDLKLVISSATLDAGSFSEFFGGCPVIEAPGRTFPVEEFSLPGDEDEELSSHVVRGVEWLNGIDPRGDVLVFLPGEREIRECADALSGQRYPNTEILPLFARLGLADQQKVFNPGRQRRIILATNVAETSLTIPGIVCVIDSGLARISRWSPGRGVQRLQIEPVSQASARQRKGRCGRVREGICVRLYDDSDLADRPEFNDPEIRRSSLAGVILRMKSLGLPPIEEFPFLDPPAPKAISEGYRTLREVGALDDDKELTEAGRQMARLPVDPRLGRMLLEAREENCLAEILPIVSGLESNDPRERPPEKAKEADQAHARWKDHQSDFIGMLRLWMDVNRFREGRNWKRNALRKYCKDNFLSFRRVTEWANVHDELGELLVRDLKWKLQPLEKTVEKAAPYPAIHCALLAGAPRQFGLWDRDSKSYKSASGGFFAIFPGSGLFGGKRWEWVMGMELVETSRLWARRVARIDPEWVEKVAPHLCRSRYGEAHWDEAQGAVYGKQTVICGGLPIIAGRRVHYGRVDHKAARQIFLREGLMAGKIRRKAEYQDRMEELREAINAIEQKLRRPGGLWSEEAVEAFFEKTIPSEIATASAFNKWAEKNGERLILSTADVVLEDLDDLGLESYPDSIVRDGEEYTLYYHAAPGERDDGVTIGVHIDQLPHLPDWLPAWGVGGDLRERVEILIRSLPKDLRRVCQPVSEMTDGFTGLWQDAPPDDSLDKVLAAHLRERTRYPIEPKDFDFSKLPPELITKVWVCDDEGKEMAFGTDVAALKMKLAGRLKSRFEAAANESWERRGMNAWDGEALPVRSETGAGTAYPALVDEGGAIGVRAFSSEEEAHQAHRGGCVRLLHLAQADQVNHLKKRFPLGLAAKIELPRLGAGGTAVEDLIALVAEGAMGRVLPRSPEEFHKTAQNARGLWHDGAAKIGHALDEMLVHLPEIRKWLEAHRSNRNYDEVVRDVDEELSWLFRGRFAWRAGFTRFLDYPRRLRAIRSRLGRVDSLPLVKDLEKIDRFARLWDPWMNRWSAKPEDPRLWEHGWQLEEFRISLFAPDVPVQGKVSEKKLAEFS; encoded by the coding sequence GTGGCGGTTTCCCATCCAGCCTTGAACTACCCGGCGGCGCTGCCGGTGGTCGCGCACCGCGATGAGATCGTGGCGGCCATCCGTGCCCATCCGGTGGTGGTGGTGGTGAGCGACACCGGCTCCGGCAAGACCACGCAGCTTCCGAAGATGGTGGTGGAGGCGCTCGGCGAGGATCCGCGGCGGATCGGCTGCACCCAGCCGCGGCGGCTGGCGGCGGCCAGCGTGGCGCGGCGCGTGGCGGAGGAATTGCAGACGCCGCTCGGGGGATTCGTTGGCTATCAGGTCCGCTTCGAGGAAAAGATTTCCCGCGAGACCCGGATCAAGTTCATGACGGACGGTATCCTGCTCGCGGAGACGCAGGGTGATCGCTCGCTGAAGCAATACGGCGCGCTGATCCTCGATGAAGCGCACGAGCGCTCGCTCAACATCGATTTCCTCCTCGGCTATCTCAAGGGACTGCTGGAGACGCGGAAGGATCTGAAGCTGGTGATTTCCTCCGCGACGCTGGATGCGGGATCGTTCTCGGAGTTCTTCGGCGGCTGCCCGGTGATCGAGGCTCCGGGCCGGACCTTCCCGGTGGAGGAGTTCAGCCTGCCGGGGGATGAGGACGAGGAGTTGTCCAGCCATGTCGTGCGCGGGGTGGAGTGGCTCAACGGCATCGATCCGCGCGGCGATGTGCTGGTGTTCCTGCCCGGCGAGCGCGAGATCCGCGAATGCGCGGATGCCTTGTCCGGCCAGCGGTATCCGAACACGGAGATCCTGCCGCTGTTCGCGCGGCTCGGGCTGGCGGACCAGCAGAAGGTTTTCAATCCCGGCCGCCAGCGGCGGATCATCCTCGCTACCAACGTCGCGGAAACCTCGCTGACGATTCCGGGCATCGTGTGCGTGATCGACTCCGGTCTCGCGCGCATCAGCCGCTGGAGCCCGGGGCGCGGCGTGCAGCGCCTCCAGATCGAACCGGTCAGCCAAGCCAGCGCGCGCCAGCGCAAGGGCCGCTGCGGCCGCGTGCGCGAGGGTATCTGCGTGCGGCTCTACGATGATTCCGATCTGGCGGACCGCCCGGAGTTCAATGATCCGGAAATCCGCCGCAGTTCGCTGGCAGGCGTGATCCTGCGGATGAAATCGCTGGGGCTGCCACCGATCGAGGAGTTCCCGTTCCTCGATCCGCCCGCGCCGAAGGCGATCTCCGAGGGTTATCGTACTTTGCGGGAGGTTGGCGCGCTGGACGACGACAAGGAACTTACCGAGGCGGGACGGCAGATGGCCCGCCTGCCGGTCGATCCGCGTCTGGGCCGCATGCTGTTGGAAGCCCGTGAGGAAAACTGCCTCGCGGAAATCCTGCCGATCGTTTCCGGGCTGGAATCAAACGATCCACGCGAACGCCCGCCCGAGAAAGCCAAGGAAGCCGATCAGGCGCACGCACGCTGGAAGGATCACCAGAGCGACTTCATCGGCATGCTGCGGCTGTGGATGGACGTGAACCGTTTCCGCGAAGGCAGGAACTGGAAGCGCAACGCCCTGCGGAAATACTGCAAGGACAACTTCCTGAGCTTCCGCCGCGTGACCGAGTGGGCGAACGTCCATGACGAGTTGGGGGAGCTGCTGGTGCGTGATCTGAAGTGGAAGCTCCAGCCGCTCGAGAAGACGGTGGAAAAAGCCGCGCCCTATCCGGCGATCCATTGCGCGCTGCTGGCCGGAGCGCCGAGGCAGTTCGGCCTGTGGGACCGCGATTCTAAATCCTACAAGAGCGCTTCCGGTGGCTTCTTCGCCATCTTCCCCGGTTCCGGCCTCTTTGGTGGGAAACGCTGGGAGTGGGTGATGGGAATGGAACTCGTCGAGACCTCGCGCCTGTGGGCGAGGCGGGTGGCGCGCATCGATCCGGAGTGGGTCGAGAAGGTCGCGCCGCATTTGTGCCGCAGCCGTTATGGTGAGGCGCATTGGGACGAGGCCCAGGGTGCGGTGTATGGCAAGCAGACGGTCATTTGCGGCGGCCTGCCAATCATCGCCGGGCGGCGCGTGCACTACGGTCGTGTGGATCACAAGGCGGCCCGCCAGATCTTCCTGCGCGAGGGCCTGATGGCGGGCAAGATACGCCGCAAGGCGGAGTATCAGGACCGCATGGAGGAGTTGCGCGAGGCCATCAATGCGATCGAGCAGAAGCTGCGGCGTCCCGGGGGGCTGTGGAGCGAGGAAGCGGTGGAGGCATTCTTCGAGAAGACGATTCCATCGGAAATCGCCACCGCATCCGCTTTCAACAAATGGGCGGAAAAGAACGGGGAACGCCTGATCCTTTCTACGGCGGATGTTGTACTGGAGGATCTGGACGATCTCGGTCTGGAATCCTATCCGGACTCCATTGTGCGGGATGGCGAGGAATACACGCTCTATTACCATGCCGCGCCGGGCGAGCGGGATGACGGGGTGACGATCGGCGTTCACATCGACCAGCTCCCGCATCTGCCGGACTGGCTGCCGGCGTGGGGCGTGGGCGGGGATCTGCGCGAGCGGGTGGAGATCCTGATCCGCTCGCTGCCGAAGGACCTGCGCCGCGTGTGCCAGCCGGTGTCCGAGATGACGGACGGCTTCACTGGTCTCTGGCAGGACGCGCCGCCGGATGATTCGCTCGACAAGGTGTTGGCCGCGCATTTGCGCGAGCGGACGCGCTATCCGATCGAGCCGAAGGATTTCGATTTCAGCAAGCTGCCGCCAGAACTGATCACCAAGGTGTGGGTCTGCGATGATGAGGGCAAGGAGATGGCCTTCGGCACCGATGTGGCCGCGCTGAAGATGAAGCTGGCCGGACGTCTGAAGTCGCGCTTCGAGGCGGCGGCGAATGAATCATGGGAACGCCGCGGCATGAACGCGTGGGATGGCGAGGCGCTGCCGGTTCGCTCTGAAACCGGAGCGGGCACCGCCTATCCGGCGCTGGTGGATGAAGGTGGCGCCATCGGCGTGCGGGCGTTTTCTTCCGAAGAGGAGGCCCATCAGGCGCATCGCGGTGGCTGCGTGCGGCTGCTGCATCTCGCCCAGGCGGATCAGGTGAATCATTTGAAGAAGCGTTTCCCGCTGGGGCTCGCTGCGAAGATCGAGCTGCCACGGCTCGGTGCGGGCGGCACGGCGGTGGAGGATTTGATCGCGCTTGTCGCGGAAGGCGCGATGGGTCGCGTGCTGCCACGCTCTCCGGAGGAATTTCACAAGACGGCGCAGAACGCCCGCGGACTGTGGCACGATGGGGCGGCGAAGATCGGCCATGCGCTCGATGAGATGCTGGTGCATCTGCCGGAGATCCGGAAGTGGCTGGAGGCGCATCGCAGCAACCGTAACTATGACGAGGTGGTGCGGGATGTGGACGAGGAGCTTTCGTGGTTGTTCCGCGGACGCTTTGCCTGGCGTGCGGGCTTCACGCGCTTCCTCGATTATCCACGCCGCCTGCGTGCGATCCGATCACGGTTGGGACGGGTGGATTCGCTGCCGCTGGTGAAGGATCTGGAGAAGATCGACCGCTTCGCGCGCTTGTGGGACCCGTGGATGAACCGGTGGTCCGCCAAGCCGGAAGACCCGCGGCTGTGGGAACATGGCTGGCAGTTGGAGGAGTTCCGCATCTCGCTGTTCGCTCCGGACGTGCCGGTGCAGGGCAAGGTTTCCGAGAAGAAGCTGGCGGAGTTTTCATGA